The Thermoplasmata archaeon genome contains the following window.
CAAGTTTCGGTTTCAAAAATGCCCAGGTTGCTGGATCGCATAGAACATACGCACCCTTTTCGTTCGCAAGCATAAGCGCAGTACTCATACTTCCACTACCATTTAAATACCATGACTTGGTTTTTAGGTCATCTAAAGAGATTCCTAGTTGTTGCCAGATTTGTCGTTCACGAAGATGGGTGCCAGATAAGTCACCCCTTGATACAAATTTTGAACTAGAACTGTAAATCTTCTCGAATGCCTGGGTGATATTGTGAATGCTAGAAATCCCCGCAGGGTTGGTTTTCGGACCTATGAGCACAAAGTAGTTCTGGAAAAGTTCCCTACGTTCTGTTCCAAAGCCAGCATCTATATACTCTTTCTCTAACTCTGGAGCATGAACTAGAAGCACATCTGCATCTCCGCGCTTTCCATATTCTAGTGCTTGCCCAGTGCCTACCGCAATCACATACACCTTTGCATCATGTGCCTCTTCAAACTCGGGAAGAATTTCTGAGAGTAGACCAGAATCATAAAGAGAGGTTGTGGTTGCGAGTATCAGTTTTGCATTACTGCTGTTTATCTGCCAGAATGCTATAATGGATGTGATACAGATGAATACACAAGACATGATGACTGCAATCTTTGCCTTTTTTTCAATCACATAGAACCAAAATCGTTATGCATAGATAAACATAACGGTCGATTCAAATTAGATTTCCCACACAGCCATGGCATCTCCGAAGCTGAAAAATCTGTATCTTTGCTCTATTGC
Protein-coding sequences here:
- a CDS encoding substrate-binding domain-containing protein, with protein sequence MIEKKAKIAVIMSCVFICITSIIAFWQINSSNAKLILATTTSLYDSGLLSEILPEFEEAHDAKVYVIAVGTGQALEYGKRGDADVLLVHAPELEKEYIDAGFGTERRELFQNYFVLIGPKTNPAGISSIHNITQAFEKIYSSSSKFVSRGDLSGTHLRERQIWQQLGISLDDLKTKSWYLNGSGSMSTALMLANEKGAYVLCDPATWAFLKPKLGNLEKFEIQKNADLVNIYSLLITKSGSEKNGALIKKFETWLQSPETLSKIENYTINSEQLFWTRW